GCTGAGCCAGAAGAGTTGATTGAGCAAGGTTTGACCCGATTCATCGCTCGTATAAAGCTATTTAAAGGTCGATTGAACGTTGTTCCAGATCACCCGCAGCTTAAAAAGCTTCAGTTAAAGGCTAAAGCTAAAAAGGGCTTAAACCCTGAACTTCTTAAAGAGGGCGATTGGGTTGTAGCTCATATAGTAAACCACCCTCTTAAAGGAGATGATGGTTTCTTAGCGCAGATTTCTGAGAAAATTACCGACGCCGACGACAAGATTGCTCCATGGTGGGTAACACTTGCACAAAACGATCTGCCTAACAGTGAACCTGAAGGCATTGATAACTGGCAAGTCAACGATGATGTCGACCTACAACGCGTAGACATGACTCATATTCCGTTTGTAACCATTGATGGTGAAAGCACCAAAGATATGGATGACGCCTTATATGCGAAGAAAAAAGATAACGGCGATTTTGAATTAACCATCGCGATTGCCGATCCTACAGCTTATATCTCTCCTGATGATGAAATGGATAAGGTCGCACGCAAGCGTGGTTTTACTATTTATCTTCCCGGCCGAAACATTCCGATGCTGCCTCGTGATCTTGCCGATAACTTGTGTTCACTTATTGAAAACGAAGAACGCCCAGCTCTTTGCTGTACTGTTACCGTTTCAAAAGACGGCGTGATTGGCGATGACATTAATTTCTTTGCTGCAAATATCAAATCTCATGCCCGCCTCGCATACAGTCATGTATCAGATTGGTTAGAGAATGGGACTTCTGAAAAATGGCAGCCAAGTGAAGAGATTGCAGTAATCGTTAAGGATTTACATGAGTTCGCTCAAGCTCGTTCAGCATGGCGACAAGCCAATGCCGTTGTTTTCCCAGACCGCCCTGATTACCGCTTTGAATTAAGCGAAGACAACGACGTTATCGCTATTCACGCAGATATGCGTCGTAGTGCGAACAAGTTAGTAGAAGAAGCAATGATCAGCGCTAACATTTGTGCTGGCCGTGTATTAAAAGAAAGCTTCGGACAAGGCGTGTTTAACTGCCACTCTGGTTTCAAATCGGAAAAAGTTGCTGATGTACTAGAACTAGTAAACCCTGAAGCTGAAACCCCATTTACAGCTGAAGAGATCATTTCTCTAGAAGGTTTTGCTTCACTTCGCCGCTGGTTAGGCACTCTGGACACTAACTACTACGATAATCGTATTCGCAAATTCCAAGCGTACAGTGAAATCAGCAACGAGCCTTTACCACACTTTGCTATGGGCTTAGATATCTACGCAACTTGGACATCACCAATTCGTAAATATGGCGATATGATCAACCACCGTATGCTTAAAGCACACATATTAGGTAAAGAACCAATTCAGACACCAGACGAAACGATTGGTGATGAGCTTGCACTTCATCGCCGCTACCATGGAATGGCAGAGCGTAACGTCGGTGATTGGTTATACGCTCGAACTCTAGTTAATGCGCCTAAGGAAGAAACTCGTTTCCAAGCTGAAATATTTGATATTAATCGTGCAGGCATGCGCGTTCGCTTGCTAGAAAATGGTGCCGCTGCATTTATCCCCGGCTCTCTCATTATTGATAATAAAGAAAGAATTGAATGTAATAGTGACATGGGTACTGTATCTATCGATAAAGAGATGGTATACAGACTGGGAGACGTATTAGAAATTGTTCTCTCAGATGTGAACCTAGAGAATCGCAACTTGGTAGCAAAACCAACGCAAGTTTTTGCTGAACAGCCGAGTAAAGAACCAAGCGAGAGTTAACTGAGAAACACTTTAAAAAGGCGCTTTATAGCGCCTTTTTTATTATTAAAAATAAATCGTCATATTGTCGCTTTCAACTGTAAAAGAAGTATCCGTATGCCATCTATCACAATCAGTCGATTTACCAATTTCATTCACAGAAGAAAAGAACGCTATCCAGCATCTAAGAATGGTTTATTCCTTGTCACTAAAGGCAGCATATCTTTTTCTCTTGCGCATGGAGTAAACGGAAGCCTTAACTCGGGAGATTTTGCCCTCTACACCTCAGGGGAAATTCAAGATATCGTTATCAATACAGAACGAGGTGAATTCTCAGGAATGTGCTTAGATTTCGATCTATCGATTTTCCAAAGTTTCCTAAGCCAATATTCTGAAATTGAAATACCAAGACCCTCTAAAGAATACATCAAGTTCAATAAAAGCAACGTCAATATTCACCAGCTGAAAGAGCTGATGTTAACGTTAGCAGAATTAGAACAACCCAATGATTTTGCCTTAGCGAAACTCGCAACAGCCTTACTTTCATTAATCGTTGAAGAACAACCAGCTTCACTTGCCATCATAGCAAACGCTGCTCAATTAACTGTTACCCAAAAAGTCATTCGCTATATCGAACAAAACATAGATAACGATATTACTCTCGACTCATTAGCCGACTATATGGGCATGTCACCTGCAACCCTTAAACGCCGTTTATCAGCAGAGAATTTGTCATTTTCGAGTTTATTAAAGGTAAAAAGAATTAGCCATGCCGCGACTCATTTGAGAACAACAAATAAATCCATCACGCAAATTGCTTATGAATCTGGCTTTAAAAGTGCAGCTCACTTTAGTACAGCATTTAAAAATTTCCATGGGCAAACCCCAAAAGATTTCCGGGTTAAAGTAGAAAATAAATTTAATACCTAACTAATTCAAATGTCATAGGGGAACGCTTAGGTATTGCGTGCTCGATAATTTATTAGATTAATAATTTAACTAAGAACTATGTAGCTAGCGGGTAAGAGATGTTACCCCCAAAAATAGGCATGAGGATCTTTTTCTATTTCTTGAAGAATAATATCAATGTCATGGCATTGAGGTAAGAATGGATAGGGTCCCCACTTTAAGTCCACTTGTCCCTTATCCATCGGCATAAATAACAACCAAATCTGGTTGGCTTCTTCAAAAACAACTTTGGCAACTTCGTCGGTATAATCGCAGTGCGAAGAATCCAGTAAATAATGCGCTTTTGAAAAAACAGCACCATTCAGACAAGGTTCAAAAAGAGACTTCCCGAGCGCAACAGGTAAACTAGTATTCCTCGAATGGCAAACTCGCTCAGCACCAGCGAGTAACCGACCTATTTCCATTTTAACTACAGACATAAAGACCTCGCACCGATAAATTTACTATAGCGAACCTATAGAGATGGCTTATTCCCGTAACGAAAACGAGCAAGGCAACTTTGTTTAGTTTAGAACCATCCTTACATTAATACTACGACTTCCCTCGCAGCAATCCATTAACAAGAGAGGTTTTATTGCTTCACAAAAATGTCATATAAGCCCCCTATGATAGTCGAAAATAATATTACTAGGAGTTGTTTATGTTACGAGTTGCACTTGCTTCTCTCTTAACCCTTGCCCTGTCTTCTCAGGTCGTTCTTGCTCAAGAAACCAATATCTCAGGTTCAACTTCTGTTGCTAGAGTTATGGACGTACTAGCGGAAGAGTATAATAAAACTCACCCAAATAATTTCATCGCGGTACAAGGTATAGGTTCAACTGCCGGTATTACTATGGTGACAAAAGGTGTATCAGATTTAGGGATGAGCTCGCGTTATTTAACTGAGCGAGAACAAGGTGAGAAACTGGATGTTTTTCCAATTGCCTTCGATGGACTAGCGGTGGTTGTTAACCGTTCAAACAGCGTAAACAACATCTCTAGAAAGCAACTTTTCGACATATACAAAGGCAATATAACAAATTGGAAGCAAGTCGGTGGTGCAGACCAAGCTATTGCAGTGGTCACTCGTGAAGCATCTTCTGGCTCTCGTTACAGTTTTGAAAGCTTAATGGGGCTCACTAGAATTATTAACGATCGATTAGTATCCGATATCAACCCAAATAACCTTGTCGTTAACGGTAACAGCATGGTGAAAACCATTGTTAACCATAACCCTCACGCCATTGGCTTCGTTTCTGTTGGGTCAATCGACCGCTCAATTAAAGCCATCACTTTCGAAGGTATCACTCCAAGTTCTAAAAACATAGCGAACCACACTTACGAACTCGCTCGCCCATTCTTAATATTGCATCGTAAAGAAGCATTATCAAAAGAGAGTCTAAGTTTTATTAACTATGTGAAGTCACCTGAAGGTCAAAGTTTAATTGAAGAGTATGGCTATACGAAAGTTAAATAAGGCTGAACGAAAAGTCATTTAGCTTTAAGACATAAACGGTAGCGAATAAAAAAGGGAGAGCAATGTGCTCTCCCTTTTCGTTTTAATAATGTGCTATGACACAAGTTTAAAAGTGCAATTGAATCACTGAAACGACAACACAACCAGGGCGTCGAATACCTTCAATTTCTACCTTAATCTCACGTTCAATCTCTAAACCTTTCTTAATTGGTGTCACTTTCAATAGCGTACTCTTTGCTCGTACGTTATTACCTGATTTCACAGGGTAAGGAAAGCGAACTTGGTTCAAACCAAGGTTTACCACCATTTTAGCTGTCGGGAATTGAGAGTTTTCAGGGTCAACGCTATCTGTCAATTTTGGAAGCAAAGATAACGTTAGAAAACCATGAGCAATAGTCGTCTTAAAAGGAGAGTCAGTTTCAGCTTTGCTTGGATCAGTGTGGATCCATTGCATGTCTTCCGTTACCTGCCCAAACTGATCGATGCGTTCTTGGCTAACGTTCATCCAATCACCAGTATGGATAACTTCACCAATTTGCTCGCTTAATTCGTTAAACACAGCCTGCGCTTCTGGTTTAAGTACGATCGGTTTTTCTACAGGTACTTCAATTTGAATATCAGGTTCATTGACCGCAGGCTTATGATGATCACGAACCCAAGCAAAGAAGTGACTATTTTGCGTGCGGTTCATGAAGTCACCCCAATACTCTTTTAGAGTAGGAGACATCCATTGCATAAACTCTGAGTGCTGTGCAGAAAAACTGTCGCCTCTATGTTTAAGTAAATCAATGACCTTCATAAGAACCTCAGTAGAAAAATATACTCTAATATAACGTTGTAATTTTGAAGCACTTCACACTAATCTGCAAACACTTTCGAGCCTACACTTGTTAGCTCAAACCTTATTAATAATTAAAAATCAATAAGATAACAATAAAACACCATTTTATTACAATGCTGTCATTAAAGTTTTAGCTCTATTTTTTAAGAACGAATAATTCTTTATTTATGACTTATTATTCTTTAAACGAATAATAAAGGCTTAACATTACGTCAAGCCTTTTAGTTATGACCTTACAAGTTATTACTCATCGTCTAGAGCAACTAACTTAGTATTGCCACCATGCGCCTTTTCTCGCTTACGTTGCACAAAAGCGTAGAAACCTGGAATTAAACATGTACCGGCGAGTAACACACAAAGTAAACCACCGATAAGTGAAATACCCAGGGAGTTTTGACTCACATGCCCCGCACCAGATGCAAAAATCAGCGGGAAAATACCTAGAATAAACGACCATGATGTCATGTTCACAGCTCGGAAACGTAAGGTACCTCCTTTGACTGCAGCGTCATCAATTGGAATGTCTTTTTCTTCACGTTCAACTTTTGCAAATTCAACGATAAGAATCGCGTTTTTCGCCGCCAAGGCTATCAACAAGACGAGACCAATTTGAGCATAAAGGTTCAGCGGTGTTCCCGTTATATTCAGCGCAAGGAATGAACCGAGAGTTGCAACAGGTACCACGAGTATAATCGCAAGTGGAATTGTCCAACTTTCATATTGAGCAACCATAAACAAGTAGATAAATATTAGCGCCAAAGCAAAAGCAAAAATCGCTTGGTTACCTGCTAGCACTTCCTGATAAGCCATACCAGTCCACTCATACTGGTAACCCTGAGGAAGCACTTCTGCTGCTACTCGTTCCATTGCAGCAATAGCATCGCCACTGGAGTAACCTTCTGCTGGTTGCCCTTGAATAACAGTACTGCGATACATGTTATATCGCCACGCTACATCTGGTTCAAAGATTTGATCGTAAGTCACTAATGTACTCAGTGGAA
This Vibrio gallaecicus DNA region includes the following protein-coding sequences:
- a CDS encoding phosphate ABC transporter substrate-binding protein, producing the protein MLRVALASLLTLALSSQVVLAQETNISGSTSVARVMDVLAEEYNKTHPNNFIAVQGIGSTAGITMVTKGVSDLGMSSRYLTEREQGEKLDVFPIAFDGLAVVVNRSNSVNNISRKQLFDIYKGNITNWKQVGGADQAIAVVTREASSGSRYSFESLMGLTRIINDRLVSDINPNNLVVNGNSMVKTIVNHNPHAIGFVSVGSIDRSIKAITFEGITPSSKNIANHTYELARPFLILHRKEALSKESLSFINYVKSPEGQSLIEEYGYTKVK
- a CDS encoding helix-turn-helix domain-containing protein, with product MPSITISRFTNFIHRRKERYPASKNGLFLVTKGSISFSLAHGVNGSLNSGDFALYTSGEIQDIVINTERGEFSGMCLDFDLSIFQSFLSQYSEIEIPRPSKEYIKFNKSNVNIHQLKELMLTLAELEQPNDFALAKLATALLSLIVEEQPASLAIIANAAQLTVTQKVIRYIEQNIDNDITLDSLADYMGMSPATLKRRLSAENLSFSSLLKVKRISHAATHLRTTNKSITQIAYESGFKSAAHFSTAFKNFHGQTPKDFRVKVENKFNT
- the rnb gene encoding exoribonuclease II — encoded protein: MFQDNPLLAQLKQQIQETLPKKEGTIKATEKGFGFLEVDSKTSYFIPPPYMKKCVHGDKVVAIIRTEKEREIAEPEELIEQGLTRFIARIKLFKGRLNVVPDHPQLKKLQLKAKAKKGLNPELLKEGDWVVAHIVNHPLKGDDGFLAQISEKITDADDKIAPWWVTLAQNDLPNSEPEGIDNWQVNDDVDLQRVDMTHIPFVTIDGESTKDMDDALYAKKKDNGDFELTIAIADPTAYISPDDEMDKVARKRGFTIYLPGRNIPMLPRDLADNLCSLIENEERPALCCTVTVSKDGVIGDDINFFAANIKSHARLAYSHVSDWLENGTSEKWQPSEEIAVIVKDLHEFAQARSAWRQANAVVFPDRPDYRFELSEDNDVIAIHADMRRSANKLVEEAMISANICAGRVLKESFGQGVFNCHSGFKSEKVADVLELVNPEAETPFTAEEIISLEGFASLRRWLGTLDTNYYDNRIRKFQAYSEISNEPLPHFAMGLDIYATWTSPIRKYGDMINHRMLKAHILGKEPIQTPDETIGDELALHRRYHGMAERNVGDWLYARTLVNAPKEETRFQAEIFDINRAGMRVRLLENGAAAFIPGSLIIDNKERIECNSDMGTVSIDKEMVYRLGDVLEIVLSDVNLENRNLVAKPTQVFAEQPSKEPSES
- a CDS encoding MaoC family dehydratase gives rise to the protein MKVIDLLKHRGDSFSAQHSEFMQWMSPTLKEYWGDFMNRTQNSHFFAWVRDHHKPAVNEPDIQIEVPVEKPIVLKPEAQAVFNELSEQIGEVIHTGDWMNVSQERIDQFGQVTEDMQWIHTDPSKAETDSPFKTTIAHGFLTLSLLPKLTDSVDPENSQFPTAKMVVNLGLNQVRFPYPVKSGNNVRAKSTLLKVTPIKKGLEIEREIKVEIEGIRRPGCVVVSVIQLHF
- a CDS encoding DUF3024 domain-containing protein; this encodes MSVVKMEIGRLLAGAERVCHSRNTSLPVALGKSLFEPCLNGAVFSKAHYLLDSSHCDYTDEVAKVVFEEANQIWLLFMPMDKGQVDLKWGPYPFLPQCHDIDIILQEIEKDPHAYFWG